In Acidobacteriota bacterium, the following proteins share a genomic window:
- a CDS encoding glycosyltransferase, with amino-acid sequence MTLRIAFVMSGLGIVERGAEAFVVELAEALRERGVAVTTFGRGTPPVPDRQLWAVPRDAPWLTRLYRFRWLRKVLDTLWLDPLNVEWATASWSAQGPLRRGDFDVLVMEGGLIGAAIARRLRRRRGTAFVDIAHGNSPKWERAFARQGPDRVVAFTGAAAEMIAAGAPQAAIEVIPHGVDLDRFHPGAPPAPCELPAPVVMTAGALDDHKRIDRAIAAVAELHRRGRRTSLLVLGRGPLAEPLDELAHRLLGRQHYRRLAVPRAEMPGWFTVADVLTLPSISEAFGLAYLEALACGLPCVAPDDAVRREVLGEVGLYADPEDTAAYADALAAALDRDWQNLPRQRAEAFSAQATIDAYQRLFETLAAERRSGSPP; translated from the coding sequence ATGACCCTGCGCATCGCCTTCGTGATGTCCGGCCTGGGAATCGTCGAGCGCGGCGCCGAAGCCTTTGTCGTCGAGCTCGCCGAGGCCCTGCGGGAACGCGGCGTCGCGGTCACCACCTTCGGCCGCGGCACGCCGCCGGTGCCGGACCGCCAGCTGTGGGCCGTGCCGCGGGACGCTCCCTGGCTGACGCGCCTCTATCGCTTCCGCTGGCTGCGCAAGGTCCTCGACACCCTCTGGCTCGACCCCCTCAACGTCGAGTGGGCAACTGCCTCCTGGAGCGCCCAGGGGCCTTTGCGGCGCGGCGACTTCGACGTCCTGGTGATGGAAGGGGGACTGATCGGCGCCGCCATCGCCCGCCGGCTGCGCCGCCGCCGGGGCACCGCTTTCGTCGACATCGCCCACGGCAACAGTCCGAAATGGGAGCGCGCCTTCGCACGCCAGGGGCCGGACCGCGTGGTCGCCTTCACCGGCGCCGCCGCCGAGATGATCGCCGCCGGCGCGCCGCAGGCCGCCATCGAGGTGATTCCCCACGGCGTCGACCTCGACCGCTTCCACCCCGGCGCTCCGCCGGCACCGTGCGAGCTACCCGCGCCGGTGGTGATGACCGCCGGCGCCCTCGACGACCACAAGCGCATCGACCGCGCCATCGCCGCCGTCGCCGAGCTCCACCGGCGCGGCCGCCGGACCAGCCTGCTGGTCCTCGGCCGGGGCCCCCTCGCCGAACCTCTCGATGAGCTCGCCCATCGCCTTCTCGGCCGCCAGCACTACCGGCGCCTCGCCGTGCCGCGCGCCGAGATGCCCGGCTGGTTCACCGTCGCCGACGTGCTCACCCTGCCGTCGATCAGCGAGGCCTTTGGGCTCGCCTATCTCGAGGCCCTCGCCTGCGGCCTGCCCTGCGTCGCTCCCGACGATGCGGTGCGCCGGGAGGTCCTCGGCGAGGTCGGTCTCTATGCCGACCCGGAAGACACGGCGGCCTATGCCGACGCCTTGGCGGCGGCCCTCGATCGCGATTGGCAGAACCTGCCGCGGCAACGCGCCGAAGCCTTCTCGGCGCAAGCCACCATCGACGCCTACCAGCGCCTGTTCGAGACCCTGGCGGCGGAGCGACGCTCCGGGAGCCCACCGTGA
- a CDS encoding polysaccharide deacetylase family protein, whose translation MKTALPPVWMYHHVEPPPLTPPATFPGSYLTPEELARQLDFLADRGLRGVSLRQAAGEPKNRRQVALTFDDGCRCFARHALPLLRARAMSATLFVVSGSLGGDNHWDRAAGERREELADGDTLRRLAAAGIEIGAHSRSHPRLDQLPAADLQAEIAGCRRDLETLLGEPVESFCYPYGRLDPASRAAVAAAGFTSAVSIHGFPHAHRRDRLAFPRMILGPTESSFDLWLKARGAYSWWSRLPRLGITAALRRWRRR comes from the coding sequence GTGAAGACCGCCTTGCCGCCGGTGTGGATGTACCACCACGTCGAGCCGCCACCGCTGACGCCGCCGGCCACCTTCCCGGGCAGTTACCTGACCCCCGAGGAGTTGGCGCGCCAGCTCGACTTTCTCGCCGACCGCGGCCTGCGCGGGGTCAGCCTGCGGCAGGCCGCCGGCGAGCCGAAAAACCGCCGTCAGGTCGCCCTCACCTTCGATGACGGCTGCCGCTGCTTCGCCCGCCATGCCCTGCCGCTGCTGCGCGCCCGCGCCATGAGCGCCACCCTGTTCGTGGTCTCCGGCTCCCTCGGCGGCGACAACCACTGGGACCGCGCGGCCGGCGAGCGGCGCGAAGAGCTCGCCGACGGCGACACCCTGCGCCGCCTGGCAGCGGCCGGCATCGAGATTGGCGCCCACAGCCGCAGCCACCCCCGCCTCGACCAGCTGCCGGCCGCCGACCTCCAGGCGGAAATCGCCGGCTGCCGCCGCGATCTCGAGACCCTCCTCGGCGAGCCGGTCGAGTCCTTTTGCTACCCTTACGGCCGTCTCGATCCCGCCAGCCGCGCCGCCGTCGCCGCGGCCGGTTTCACCAGCGCCGTTTCGATCCACGGATTCCCCCACGCCCATCGCCGTGATCGCCTCGCCTTTCCACGCATGATCCTGGGACCCACCGAATCGAGCTTCGACCTCTGGCTGAAGGCCCGCGGCGCCTACTCCTGGTGGAGCCGCTTGCCGCGCCTCGGGATCACCGCCGCCCTGCGACGCTGGAGGCGGCGATGA